In Nocardioides daphniae, the DNA window TTCGAGCACCGCACGGTCGTGGTCTCGCCGATGCCGAAGGGGTGCGTGGTGCTCTGCCTGACCAGCGTCGACACGGTGGCGCTGATCGGCGACCTGCTGCGGGTGCGCGCCACCCTGGCGCCGATCGACATGGACCGCGTCACGCCTCTGGCTGCGCCCTACCGCCCGGCCGAGCAGGTGCTCGACGAGGCCGAGGAGCTCGACGACGACTGGGCGTGGGAGCCGGACCCGACCCCGCTGACGGGAGCCCGCTTCGCCGGGTCGGTCGGCGCGGACCGGCCACGCAAGCCGCGGGAGGGCCGCTGGTTCCGGCGCTCGCAGGCGTCGTGAGGTCGCGGCGGCACCCGGGTGGTCGGTGGGAGGTCACTCGGGGCCGTCGTGGCTCGCAGGAGCCACGCGCCGCGGGGAGGGGGTCAGCCCTCGGTCGACCCGGCGACGGCCTCGCCGTGGAGGTGGCCCGCCATCTCCTCGATCTGGCCGACGGCCTCGATGAAGGCCTGCTCGCCGATGTCGGAGTCGCCACCGCCCTGGAGGATCGCGATCGCCGACTGCAGCGCGCTGCCGATGACCGAGATGACCACGATCGCCTCGTTGAGCAGGGGCACGTCGGTGAGCCGGCGGCGGGAGTGGTCGGCGTCGAGCCAGACGTAGACCAGGCCGGTGAGGTCGGTGGAGAGGGCGACGTAGGGCGCGAGCAGCATGGCTGCGCAGTCGGGCTGCTCCATCTGGAGGCGTGAACGGCCGGCGGCCACCTCGACGTTGACCGTCGACTGGCCGACGGAGCGGAGCGCCACGCGGTAGATCGCCCGC includes these proteins:
- a CDS encoding TetR/AcrR family transcriptional regulator; this translates as MAEGLRARKKRATENAIERTAVRLALEKGHAHVTVPEICDGADISRSTFFNYMPNREAAIFGRPLKMIPFEDAWALMEEHASTSLLRAIYRVALRSVGQSTVNVEVAAGRSRLQMEQPDCAAMLLAPYVALSTDLTGLVYVWLDADHSRRRLTDVPLLNEAIVVISVIGSALQSAIAILQGGGDSDIGEQAFIEAVGQIEEMAGHLHGEAVAGSTEG